The Urbifossiella limnaea genome has a window encoding:
- a CDS encoding NfeD family protein, protein MSARVVRVGDLGTALTAMSPSGVVELDGRRLDARSDGAPIPAGAAVVVLRGDPTGYVVRAVGPDQPIPQLPDAGAEIVRPEFMRNSAEVRRVEAADEAKLRRRWKVAARWRVVAGVFGGLIGGQILGDALAPPQVVLYRGHAEGGLGLAVGWAVGAALKLAGPLFRWSTLAGHAALASSLGGAAVGYWLAGDPHSFGQSAGAAAAGALVGVVAGWFVATRLELVFGGPEGPE, encoded by the coding sequence ATGTCCGCCCGCGTGGTCCGCGTCGGCGACCTGGGGACGGCGCTCACCGCGATGAGCCCCAGCGGCGTGGTCGAGCTCGACGGCCGCCGCCTCGACGCGCGGTCCGACGGCGCCCCCATCCCCGCCGGCGCCGCCGTCGTGGTGCTGCGCGGCGACCCGACCGGCTACGTCGTCCGCGCGGTCGGCCCGGACCAGCCCATCCCGCAACTTCCCGACGCCGGTGCCGAAATCGTGCGCCCCGAGTTCATGCGGAACTCGGCCGAGGTCCGCCGCGTCGAAGCGGCCGACGAGGCGAAGCTGCGCCGACGATGGAAGGTCGCGGCGCGGTGGCGGGTCGTGGCCGGCGTCTTCGGCGGGCTGATCGGCGGTCAAATCCTCGGAGACGCACTCGCCCCGCCGCAGGTCGTGCTCTATCGCGGCCACGCGGAGGGTGGTCTCGGCCTGGCGGTCGGTTGGGCCGTCGGCGCCGCCTTGAAACTGGCCGGCCCGCTGTTTCGTTGGTCCACCCTCGCCGGTCACGCCGCGCTGGCATCGAGCCTGGGCGGCGCGGCAGTCGGGTACTGGCTCGCCGGCGACCCGCACTCGTTCGGCCAGTCGGCCGGCGCCGCCGCGGCCGGGGCGCTGGTCGGCGTCGTGGCCGGATGGTTCGTGGCGACGCGGCTGGAACTGGTCTTCGGCGGGCCGGAAGGCCCGGAGTGA